From one Lolium rigidum isolate FL_2022 chromosome 4, APGP_CSIRO_Lrig_0.1, whole genome shotgun sequence genomic stretch:
- the LOC124647301 gene encoding lachrymatory-factor synthase-like, translating into MEITLSTQPQEQQAQEWNGAVEALLPSTPAAAAWPHLASFCALHRYLSGVDVCERVAGEDGSPGCVRYVASHPAGEEGQEQEQLQVKWAHEELLELDDAARRLSYAVVGGNMGFGRYVATMTVAEETEAAGCRIVWEFECEPVQGWSRDGLVGYLDGAVKGMAARIEEAATADES; encoded by the coding sequence ATGGAGATAACGTTGTCAACGCAGCCGCAAGAGCAGCAGGCGCAGGAGTGGAACGGCGCGGTGGAGGCCCTGCTCCCGTCGACCCCGGCAGCCGCGGCGTGGCCGCACCTCGCCAGCTTCTGCGCGCTGCACCGGTACCTCTCCGGCGTCGACGTCTGCGAGCGCGTGGCCGGCGAGGACGGCAGCCCGGGCTGCGTCCGCTACGTCGCCTCGCACccggcgggggaggagggccaggagcaggagcagctgcAGGTGAAGTGGGCGCACGAGGAGCTGCTGGAGCTGGACGACGCCGCGCGCAGGCTCAGCTACGCCGTCGTCGGCGGCAACATGGGGTTCGGGCGCTACGTCGCCACCATGACGGTCGCCGAGGAGACGGAGGCGGCGGGGTGCAGGATCGTGTGGGAGTTCGAGTGCGAGCCCGTGCAGGGGTGGAGCAGGGACGGGCTCGTCGGCTACCTCGACGGCGCCGTCAAGGGCATGGCCGCGCGGAtcgaggaggccgccaccgcggATGAATCCTGA